The following proteins are encoded in a genomic region of Stutzerimonas balearica DSM 6083:
- a CDS encoding cation:proton antiporter yields MLDLAAAFIALTTFFTYLNYRFIRLPPSIGVMVTALLLSLLLQGLAALGFPVLEVEAQELIRQIDFSDVLMTWFLPALLFAGALHVNLDDLRHYRWPIGLLATAGVLLSTFVVAGLAYAIVGAFGWRLDFIYCLLLGALISPTDPIAVMGILKTSGAPGPLQTTIVGESLFNDGTAVVVFSILLGVLTLGQTPTAGAVGLLFLEEAVGGVLFGLVLGFGVFLLMRRVDEHQPTVMLTLALVFGGSALATHLHVSAPISMVVAGLIIGNQGRRKAMDEDARRYVDGFWELVDEVLNALLFALIGLELLVLPFGWLPLLAALLLGAAVLASRFVTVASIINLLRRLRGGDRRTGPGAVRLLTWGGLRGGVSLALALSLPLGEQRDLVLTLTYLVVLMSILLQGLTVGRVVCALYGRRAEPATDEMH; encoded by the coding sequence ATGCTCGATCTGGCGGCTGCATTTATCGCGCTGACGACCTTTTTCACCTACCTCAACTACCGCTTCATCCGCCTGCCGCCGAGTATCGGCGTGATGGTCACCGCGCTGCTGCTCTCGCTGCTTCTGCAGGGCCTGGCGGCGCTGGGCTTTCCGGTGCTGGAGGTGGAGGCGCAGGAGCTGATCCGCCAGATCGACTTCTCCGACGTGCTGATGACCTGGTTTCTGCCTGCACTGCTGTTCGCCGGTGCGCTGCACGTCAACCTCGACGATCTGCGTCACTACCGCTGGCCGATCGGCCTGCTCGCCACCGCCGGGGTGCTGCTCTCCACCTTCGTGGTCGCCGGCCTGGCCTATGCCATCGTCGGCGCGTTCGGCTGGCGCCTGGATTTCATCTACTGCCTGCTGCTCGGTGCGCTGATCTCACCGACCGACCCGATCGCGGTGATGGGCATTCTCAAGACCAGCGGCGCGCCAGGGCCGCTGCAGACCACCATCGTCGGCGAATCGCTGTTCAATGACGGCACCGCGGTGGTGGTGTTCAGCATCCTGCTCGGCGTGCTCACCCTGGGGCAGACGCCGACTGCCGGGGCAGTCGGCCTGCTGTTTCTCGAGGAGGCGGTGGGCGGTGTGCTCTTCGGCCTGGTGCTGGGCTTCGGGGTGTTCCTGCTCATGCGCCGTGTCGACGAGCACCAGCCCACGGTGATGCTGACCCTGGCGCTGGTCTTCGGTGGCTCGGCGCTGGCCACGCACCTGCACGTCTCGGCGCCGATCAGCATGGTCGTGGCCGGGCTGATCATCGGCAACCAGGGCCGGCGCAAGGCGATGGACGAGGATGCACGGCGCTATGTCGATGGCTTCTGGGAGCTGGTCGACGAGGTGCTCAACGCCCTGCTGTTCGCGCTGATCGGCCTGGAACTGCTGGTGCTGCCGTTCGGCTGGCTGCCGCTGCTCGCCGCCTTGCTGCTGGGCGCCGCGGTGCTGGCGTCGCGCTTCGTCACCGTGGCGAGCATCATCAACCTGCTGCGCCGGTTGCGCGGCGGCGACCGGCGCACCGGCCCCGGTGCGGTGCGCTTGCTGACCTGGGGCGGGCTGCGCGGCGGCGTCTCGCTGGCGCTGGCGCTGTCCTTACCGCTCGGCGAACAGCGCGACCTGGTGCTGACGCTGACCTACCTGGTGGTGCTGATGTCGATCCTGCTGCAGGGGCTCACCGTCGGCCGCGTGGTCTGTGCGCTCTACGGTCGCCGCGCCGAGCCGGCCACCGACGAGATGCACTGA